GAGTGCATCGTCACCCGGGAGGAGCGCTTCGAGGAGGGCGAACCGTTCGAGGGCGGCCCCGACCAGATCCACATCTCCGAGGAGATCTGCCTCGGCGAGAGCTGCGGCATCTGCGTCAACAAGTGCCCCTTCGACGCCATCGAGATCATCAACCTCCCCCAGGAACTCGACGACGAGCCCGTCCACCGCTACGGCGAGAACGCCTTCGCCCTCTACGGGTTGCCCGCCCCCCAGGAGGGGCAAGTGACGGGTATCCTCGGCCCGAACGGCATCGGGAAGACCACCGCCGTCCGCATCCTCGCCGACGAGATGTCGCCCAACCTCGGCCAGGTGTCGGGCGACCCGCCCGCCTGGGAGGCTATCATGGACGAGTACCGCGGGACGGAACTGCAGACCTACCTCGAAGCGCTCCGCCAGGGCGACGTGACCGTCGCGCGCAAACCGCAGTACGTCGACCAGATCCCCGACCAGTTCGACGGCACCACCCGCCAGCTGCTGGAGCGGACCGACGAACGCGGCGCGCTCGACGAGCTGATCGACCGGGTCGGCATCCGCCCGGTCGTCGACCAGGACATCGACACGCTCTCGGGCGGGGAACTCCAGCGGGTCGCGCTCGTCGCGTGTCTCGCCCGCGACGCCGACTTCTACTTCCTCGACGAACTCACCCCGTACCTCGACATCGGCCAGCGGATGACCGCCGCGCGACTGGTGCGGGAACTCGCCGACGAGGGCGGCCGCTCGATGCTCGTCGTCGAACACGACCTCGCGATTCTGGACCTGCTCGCCGACACCATCCACGTCGCCTACGGGACCTCTGGCGCGTTCGGCGTCATCACGAGCCCGAAATCCACGAAGAACGGTATCAACGAGTACCTCGGCGGCTATCTAGAGAACGAGAACATGCGGGTCCGCCAGGAGTCGATCACCTTCGAGGAACACGCCCCCCGCACGACCGCCGAGGGCGAGGTCGTCGTCGAGTACCCCGACCTCACGAAGTCCTACGGCGACGGGGAGTTCTCCCTCGAAGTGGAGGGCGGCGAGATCCAGGAGAACGAAGTCCTTGGCGTCGTCGGCCCGAACGGCATCGGGAAGTCGACGTTCGCCCAGATGCTCGCCGGCCGCCTCGAACCCGACGAGGGCGAGGTCGACGCGCGCCTCGACATCGCCTACAAGCCCCAGTACGTCGAGATCGACCAGCCGATGCGCGTCGATGCGTTCCTCTCCTCTATCACCGACGATTTCGGCACCTCCTACTGGAACACGGAGATCGCCGACCCCCTGCAACTGGACCGCATCATGGAGCAGAACCTCACCGATCTCTCCGGCGGGGAGCGCCAGCGCGTCGCCATCGCGGCCTGCCTCTCCGAGGACGCCGACCTGTACCTGCTCGACGAGCCGTCGGCCCACCTCGACGTGGAACAGCGGGTCCGGGCCACCTCGGCCATCCGTCGCTACGCCGAGAACCACGACGCGACCGCGCTCGTCATCGACCACGACATCTACATGATCGACCTGCTGGCCGACCGCCTGCTGGTCTTCGACGGCGAACCGGCCGCACACGGCCACGCCTCGCCGCCCGTGGGCATGCGCGACGGCATGAACGAGTTCCTCGCCAACCTCGACATCACCTTCCGCCGCGACGAGCGCACCGGCCGCCCGCGCATCAACAAGCCCGGCTCGCAACTGGACCGGGAGCAGAAGTCGGCCGGCGAGTACTACTACAGCGACTGACCCGAGTCACAGTCGCCGACTACCCGCTTCCCTCTGACGCCAGCACACGCGCGACGTAGCTCCCTCGCCAGACAAGCCACGCGCCGAACGACACCGAGAGCAGTCCGAGGGCGGTGATGGCGACCGCGTCCCAGTGAGTCACCGCGAGCGCGCAGGACAGCGTCTCCCGCGCACACGCCCCGAACAGCGGCCGTGCGACCGCCCCCAGATTGACCAGCCAACCCCCGACCGCCACGGCGGTGACGCCAGCGAGACTCTTTAGCGCCAGCACCCGCGCGCTCGGCGGATCGGCGACGATCGCCTCTCGAACGCCCTCGCGCGGACCCGAAACGTGCGAGAACCCCGCCGTCAGGACCAGCAGGAGCGCGACAGGGGCGACGAGGAGTCCGATCGACATCATCCCCACGACCGCCAGGCCCGTCGTCAGGAGAGCCGCCACCCAGACGAGCGGCGGCCGGTTCGTCCACGCGCCGACCGCGCCGGCGACGGCGAGGCCGACGAGCAGCAGCACCCACCCGGCGAAGAAGGCGTCGGCGAACGGGTCCGGGACGAGCAGGGCGACGGCGGCCGCGCTCGCGACGACGACGGCGAGCGCGCTCGTCAGGCGAGCCGCCCGCTCGGGCGACGGGACGCCGATCGCGGGGGTCACGGGCGCGGAACACCCCAGTACTCGCCGGTCGGTTCGAGGGCCCCCCTCGCGTTCGATGGGAGGGTCACGTCCGATCGTTGGCCGAGCGGGACCGTTACGTCACCGCCGGTCGCCGGCGACGACCCCTGTCGCGTCGCCGCCCCTGTCGGTCCCGGTCGCAGAGGTGTCGAACTCGATACAAAAACGGCGTTCAGCGATCGCTTTAGTGCTGTCCCGGCGTTCGATCGACCATGCTCCTCGCCGGCAGCGACGACGGCGTGTACCGGCTCCCCGATCTGGACGGCCCGGCCGACCGGACGGCCGAGCAGATCCTCGACAGCGGCCGCGTGATGCGACTGCGAACGTTCGACGCCGTCGACGGCGGTTCCGCGAGCGAGCGGAGCGAACCCTCGTCGGACTCGCCCGACGGCGCGTTCGCGGCGACGACGACCGGCCTCTTCCACTCGCCGGACGGCGAGACGTGGGTGGATCTGGGCGTCCCGACCGAAGCGGTCTACAGCGTCGGCGCGCTCCCGGACGGCCGCCTCTACGCCGGCACTCGCCCGGCTCGCGTCTACGTCGGCGAGTTCGAGTACGGGACCGACGCGGGCGAAACGGACGACATCGGCCCGGCCGTCGAGTGGCGCGAGTGCGAGGGGTTCCAGGCCCTCCCCTCGCGTGAGGAGTGGCGGCTCCCCCGCCACGACGACCTCGCGCAGGTCAAGGACCTCCACCGCGACCCCGCTGACCCCGACCGGCTCGTCGCCGGCGTCGAGGTCGGCGGCGTCCACGGCAGCGACGACGGGGGCGAGACGTGGGTCGAGCGGCGAGGAGACGACTCCGACGGCGAGGGCGTGGACGACGACATCCACGAGTTGCACGTCGTGGGACCCGGCGAGTACGTCGCCGCGACGGGCTTCGGCCTGTTTCGGACGACGGACGCGGGCGAGTCGTGGACCCGGCTGGACGAGGGGGTCGACCAGCGGTACTTCCGGACGGCGTTCTCGCTGGACGGCGTCGTCTACGCCGGCGGCGCGCTCGCGAACTCCTCGACCTGGGACGACCCCGACGCCGACCCGGTCCTGTTGGCCGTCCGCGACGGGTCGGTCGAACGAGTCGAGTTCCCGGCCGCCGACGAGACGGTCACCGGGATGACGGCGGTCGGCGGTGACCCGGTCGTCGCGACCCACCGCGGGTCCGTCCTCGTCCGCCGCGGCGGCGAGTGGGCGTCGGTCGGCGACCTGCCGGTGCCAGGGGAGCCGACGGGTCGGTACACGCCGCTGACTCGGCTGGCCTGACCGTCAGCCACCGATGGCCCGCCGGTCGGTCCGGCGCGAGACGCCGGCGGCACCGTCGTCGGCCCGCGGTAGCTCGACGACGACGGTCGTGCCGTCGCCCGCCCCGACGCCGCCGTCGTCGTCGATCCGGAGGTCGCCGCCGTAGCGCTCGACGAGCGTGGCGGCGATGCGGAGCCCGCCGCCGTCCGTCCCGTCGCCGTGGCGATAGGCGGCGGGGCGTTCCTCGGGCGGGATCCCGGGGCCGTCGTCGCTGACGGTCAGGCGGACCGTCTCCTCGCGGCGCTCGACGGTCAGCGCGACGCGGGGGTCGTCGCCCTCGTCGTGTTCGACGGCGTTCTCGACGAGGTTGTCGACGACCGACCGGAGGCCGGCGTTGGCGACGACCGGCGCCCGCTCGGGGAGGTCGGTCGTGACGGTCGCGGCCGTGGCCGACTCGACGCTCGCGGCCGCGTCGTCGGCGATCGCGACCAGATCGACGGGCTCGTAGTCGGCCTCGCCGGCGACGGTCTTGGCCAGCGAGCCCGCGGTGTCGATGCGCTCGAAGGCCTCGTCGGTCTTCTCCCGGACGACCGTCGCGTGGTCGGTCACCGCGGCGTCGGTCGGCGCGTCGGCGTCCTCGATCTCCTCCGCGTAGGCGCGGATCACCTGCATGTCGTTGCGAAGGTCGTGTCTGATGAGGCCGTTGACGAACGCCAGCGCGTCGCTCGCCCGCTCGGCCCGGGTGGCGTCGGCGACCGCCCGCGCCCGGTAGTAGCCCGCGAGCGCGCCCGCCAGCCCGCCGAACGACGCGGCGACCAGCAGCGTGAACGCCGGCTCCGTGACCACCCTGTCCTCCAGGAGTCGCACGGCGACGGTCAGCCCGACCGCGCTCGTGAAGACCGCGACGCCGCCGAGCGACCAGACGGCGACCACCCACCGGTACTCGGCGCCGAGGTCGGCGTTCCACAGCCGGTAGCCCGCGTAGGCCAGCACGACCGCCGGGACCCCGTCGATCAGCAGCGCGAGAAGCGGGCCTCCGAACGAGCCCAGCGCCGCCGCTTCCGCCCCGTGATAGACAAGCGCCGTCGCCGCGAGTACGAACCCCACGGCCCCGATCGCCAGCGGGCCCACCCCCCACCGGCGGTCCGTGTCCATGTCCATTGATTACGTCTACTCCTTTTTCAATCAGGTGCCTTACAGACCGAGAGCCGCGCCGCTACGGGCCCGTCCGTCCGCTCCGAAACTCCCGTCTCTCCGGTGTCGCGGCGACGGACCGCGCCGTCCCGAGAAGAGGTGACCGTCGGGCGTCGATGCGACTGCGCTCTCACCGGTCAGTTCGACGCGCCGTCCAGATCCGCGTCGATGGCGCCGTCGAGGCCGTCGTCGCCCATCGCGTACTCGTCGTCCTCCGAGTCCGAGACCTTCTCGCCGTCTTCCTCCTGGGACTCCGTCACGGTGTCGTCGCCCGTGACCGAGACGAACAGTTCGCCGAGCTCACGCGTACGCTCGCGGTTCTGGGATTCGCTCATCACCGTTGCTTCGCGGGGATTGGAAATAGCGCTGGTGCCTAACCACGTTGGTACGTCGCCGAGCGGGCGAAGAACGGACGGTAGCACCCGTCACGGACGGACACGGCGCGTCGCGGTCACATAACCTGGCGCTGACAGGTGCCACAGAGCGCCTCGTCTTTGATGTCGACCTCGCGGACGGTGGGCGAGAAGCTCATGACGCAGCGTTTGTTGTCGCAGTGTTCCAGGCCCATGGTGTGGCCGATCTCGTGGATGACCTCCTTGCGGACGCGGTCGGAGAACACGTCCTCGTCGGAGCGCCGCGAGATGCCGCCGTCGGAGGAGGTGTTCAGGCGATAGGTGGAGATGACCGACCCCTTGCCGTCGAGGTAGGCGAGCCCGAAGACGTAGTTGCGCCGGTGGTAGAACAGGTCCTTGGGGGTGATGGCGATGTTCTTGTCGCCGTCGCCCACGCGGGTGGCGAGTTTGATGAACGATTCCGCGCTGTACTGGTCGCGACTGCGGTCGTACGCGCCGGAGGGGATCGACTGCGTGTCGTGCATCGTCACGTCGCTCTCGTAGACGGCCCGGAGGCTCGCCGAGGATTCGCGTTTCACCTCGGCGCGGACGTCGCCCACCGGCACGATGTCGACGTGCATACGGGGTGTTTATGCGGGCGGGCATGATAAACTCCCCGACGTGATCCCCGAGACGCTGGACGCACTCGTCGCCCGCTTCGCCGAGTTCGACGCCGCCGTCGAGGTCGGGATCGGCCGCCGGCCCGTCGTCGCCGACGCGCTCGCCGAGACCGGTACCGACGTGGTCGCCACCGACCGCCGAGTCCGGACGGTCCCCGACTCCGTCCGGTTCGTCGTCGACGACGTGACCGACCCCGACCCGTCGGTGTACGCCGGCGCCGACCTGGTCTACGCGCTGAACCTCCCGCCGGAGCTCCACCGGCCGGCGCTGGCCGCCGCCCGCGAGGCCGACGCCGCGTTCATGTTCACGACCCTCGGCACCGACCAGCCGCTCGTCGCGACCGAACGCGAGACGCTGCCCGCCGAGACGCTGTTCGTCGCACGCGGCTGACCGCGGATCGACCGCTCGGGCTTCCGCGTCGCGCCACCCGCCGGGAACGGGCTACTCCGCTCGACCCGCCAGGAGCCGGCGCCTCTCCGCGACGCCGTTCGGTTCCCGTTTCGAACCCGGGCGGGAGACCGGTCTAGAAGTCGTCGAGCGTCGTCCGTCGGAGGCCGCTGCCGTCGGATCGGACCGTCGTCTCCTCCGCCGGCTCCGCCACGGCGCGGCCGCCGTCGGGCTCGAACTCGCCGAGCGAAGACTGCGAGACGGCGGCGAGGGCGTCCTTGCTGGTCTGCCAGGACGCGCGGGCGCAACCGGGCAGTTCCTCGTGGTCGGCGACGTAGGCTTCGAGGAACTCCCTCGTGGTCTCGTCGCCGGGGTAGCCGCTGCCCACGTCGCCGTACTCCTCGGCGAGCGCCTCGACGTGGGCGTCGCGGGCCACCTTCGCGACGATGCTGGCGGCGCCGACCACCGCGTAGGTCTCGTCGGCGCCGTGCTCGGCGCGGGCGTCGATCGCGGCCTCGGCGGCGTCCTCTACGCGGCGCTCGAAGCGGACGGCGTTGGTGTCGCCGGCGTCGACGTAGCCGTCGAGGGGGTCCTCGTCGGTCGGTGTCGCCCCGGCGGCGTCGGCCAGCGCGTCGACGGCCTCGGCGTGGGCGGCGACGGTCAGCGAGTTCATGTCCGTCTCCTCGTCGTCGATGCGCTCGACGGTGACCTCGGCGACGCCGACCGCCCCGACCTCGCGGATCGCCGCGTCGAGTTCGCGACGGCGCTCGGGGGCGATCCCCTTCGAGTCGCCGACGTCGTCGGGCAGATCGGCGGGGTCCACGGCGACCGCCGCCGCGAACATCGAGCCCAACACCGGCCCCTTGCCGGCCTCGTCGACGCCGAACTCGTGCATGGCGACGGCTTGTCTCTTCTCGTATTTAAACTGTCGCGGTCGAGA
The window above is part of the Halosimplex rubrum genome. Proteins encoded here:
- a CDS encoding ribosome biogenesis/translation initiation ATPase RLI → MADDSIAVVDLDRCQPDRCNYECANFCPPNRSGKECIVTREERFEEGEPFEGGPDQIHISEEICLGESCGICVNKCPFDAIEIINLPQELDDEPVHRYGENAFALYGLPAPQEGQVTGILGPNGIGKTTAVRILADEMSPNLGQVSGDPPAWEAIMDEYRGTELQTYLEALRQGDVTVARKPQYVDQIPDQFDGTTRQLLERTDERGALDELIDRVGIRPVVDQDIDTLSGGELQRVALVACLARDADFYFLDELTPYLDIGQRMTAARLVRELADEGGRSMLVVEHDLAILDLLADTIHVAYGTSGAFGVITSPKSTKNGINEYLGGYLENENMRVRQESITFEEHAPRTTAEGEVVVEYPDLTKSYGDGEFSLEVEGGEIQENEVLGVVGPNGIGKSTFAQMLAGRLEPDEGEVDARLDIAYKPQYVEIDQPMRVDAFLSSITDDFGTSYWNTEIADPLQLDRIMEQNLTDLSGGERQRVAIAACLSEDADLYLLDEPSAHLDVEQRVRATSAIRRYAENHDATALVIDHDIYMIDLLADRLLVFDGEPAAHGHASPPVGMRDGMNEFLANLDITFRRDERTGRPRINKPGSQLDREQKSAGEYYYSD
- a CDS encoding beta propeller repeat protein; translated protein: MLLAGSDDGVYRLPDLDGPADRTAEQILDSGRVMRLRTFDAVDGGSASERSEPSSDSPDGAFAATTTGLFHSPDGETWVDLGVPTEAVYSVGALPDGRLYAGTRPARVYVGEFEYGTDAGETDDIGPAVEWRECEGFQALPSREEWRLPRHDDLAQVKDLHRDPADPDRLVAGVEVGGVHGSDDGGETWVERRGDDSDGEGVDDDIHELHVVGPGEYVAATGFGLFRTTDAGESWTRLDEGVDQRYFRTAFSLDGVVYAGGALANSSTWDDPDADPVLLAVRDGSVERVEFPAADETVTGMTAVGGDPVVATHRGSVLVRRGGEWASVGDLPVPGEPTGRYTPLTRLA
- a CDS encoding ATP-binding protein is translated as MDMDTDRRWGVGPLAIGAVGFVLAATALVYHGAEAAALGSFGGPLLALLIDGVPAVVLAYAGYRLWNADLGAEYRWVVAVWSLGGVAVFTSAVGLTVAVRLLEDRVVTEPAFTLLVAASFGGLAGALAGYYRARAVADATRAERASDALAFVNGLIRHDLRNDMQVIRAYAEEIEDADAPTDAAVTDHATVVREKTDEAFERIDTAGSLAKTVAGEADYEPVDLVAIADDAAASVESATAATVTTDLPERAPVVANAGLRSVVDNLVENAVEHDEGDDPRVALTVERREETVRLTVSDDGPGIPPEERPAAYRHGDGTDGGGLRIAATLVERYGGDLRIDDDGGVGAGDGTTVVVELPRADDGAAGVSRRTDRRAIGG
- a CDS encoding archaemetzincin family Zn-dependent metalloprotease, with translation MHVDIVPVGDVRAEVKRESSASLRAVYESDVTMHDTQSIPSGAYDRSRDQYSAESFIKLATRVGDGDKNIAITPKDLFYHRRNYVFGLAYLDGKGSVISTYRLNTSSDGGISRRSDEDVFSDRVRKEVIHEIGHTMGLEHCDNKRCVMSFSPTVREVDIKDEALCGTCQRQVM
- a CDS encoding UPF0146 family protein, which translates into the protein MIPETLDALVARFAEFDAAVEVGIGRRPVVADALAETGTDVVATDRRVRTVPDSVRFVVDDVTDPDPSVYAGADLVYALNLPPELHRPALAAAREADAAFMFTTLGTDQPLVATERETLPAETLFVARG
- the rnhB gene encoding ribonuclease HII: MHEFGVDEAGKGPVLGSMFAAAVAVDPADLPDDVGDSKGIAPERRRELDAAIREVGAVGVAEVTVERIDDEETDMNSLTVAAHAEAVDALADAAGATPTDEDPLDGYVDAGDTNAVRFERRVEDAAEAAIDARAEHGADETYAVVGAASIVAKVARDAHVEALAEEYGDVGSGYPGDETTREFLEAYVADHEELPGCARASWQTSKDALAAVSQSSLGEFEPDGGRAVAEPAEETTVRSDGSGLRRTTLDDF